The Pyrus communis chromosome 2, drPyrComm1.1, whole genome shotgun sequence genome includes a window with the following:
- the LOC137724372 gene encoding disease resistance protein RUN1-like: MECIMTILHMCCRSLTFSSPSSAAAAAAGDDDDDGGIEANIPPRREKYDVFISFRGEDTRLGITSHLHAALLQKKIETYMDYRLQRGEEIGPALLEAIEKSTISVIIFSQNYSSSTWCLDEIVHILKCKERYGQMVIPVFYDINPSDVRNQHGTYADAFAQLEKRFKDNIDKVHKWRDALTTAAKLSGFDYSNKSGTEADLIQKVVDHIWTKLCLESSCDLKGFVGIESRIEQIESLLGIHSPDTCITVGIWGMGGIGKTTLAETVFYKLSSKFEASCFLRNVREREQKEGLEHLQNELLSQILKEKGLSIGSTNVRKRLSHTKVIIVLDDVSNSMQMERLSAKHLQYGTGSRIIITSRDKRILRQTVEECKIYKVGGLEWDNAFQLFCSHAFKNNSTPRIDYRELAKKAVSYAGRVPLALILLGSSFLNCKSKEDWEDELDKLKEFPNENIQSVLRLSYDGLGRYEKEIFLDVACFHNGEDVNEVIKLLAIHGRFAAAGIRVLVDMSLISIHHDIFRRKTIQMHDLLQEMGRTIIQEQCIEDPGKRNRLFADEDVYHVLKSNTETPIVQAISVDWFKIGKRPLKRDCFKVMSNLRLLIVKSQIFGIYRGFTSSLDLPNSLRYLYWWEYPLEFLPSNFSLENLVELHMPNSKVKKLWKEDQILVNLEVIDLHYSEYLTEVPNLSGSLKIVHINLGGCKLLVEIPWYFQHLDKLTHLDLIYCNKLKYLAEMPANIKYLNLEGSGIKELPESVWSNENISYLNISRCKDLEKLPSNRCMLKVSDGFRIEGCTSLGEFSELPKNISKLSLVGFKRLVSLPANIWKLKYLNELDLSGCTELKNFPKILEPMEHLKSLNLSGTVVEELHSSIKFLPHLQIIQLQACRRLSSISNSICRLKYLNELDLSGCIELENFPEILEPMEHLKSLNLSGTAVEELHSSIEFLPHLQIIQLQVCRRLSSISNSICKLKYLKKLDLSCCFKLEDFPEISEELEHLVSLILQGTAIEMLPSSIEKLIKLQTLDLSDCRNLKDVPTSIYNLTNLKCLYFSNCRQLEKLPSSSVGFLSLEVLDLKYSGILEIPDSLVCSTSLRSLSLSGTKITSIPASIKLASRLFKLNIVCCKQLQSLPELPVLCNVEAQGCKSLKTVSNSRTALT, from the exons ATGGAGTGTATCATGACTATCTTGCATATGTGCTGCAGATCGTTAACATTTTCTTCTCCATCATCAGcagcagctgctgctgctggtgatgatgatgatgatggtggtaTTGAAGCTAATATTCCCCCTCGTCGGGAAAAGTATGATGTGTTTATCAGTTTCAGAGGTGAGGACACTCGCCTTGGTATTACAAGCCATCTTCATGCGGCCTTACTtcagaagaaaattgaaacctaCATGGATTACAGACTTCAGAGAGGAGAAGAAATAGGACCTGCCCTTCTAGAGGCAATCGAGAAATCCACGATTTCGGTTATCATTTTCTCACAAAACTATTCTTCTTCCACATGGTGTTTGGATGAAATTGTGCATATACTCAAGTGCAAGGAAAGATATGGCCAGATGGTTATTCCCGTATTCTACGACATCAATCCATCTGATGTACGAAATCAACACGGAACTTACGCGGATGCATTTGCTCAACTTGAAAAACGTTTTAAGGACAATATCGATAAAGTGCACAAGTGGAGGGATGCTTTGACGACTGCAGCCAAGCTATCTGGGTTTGATTATTCAAACAAATCCGG GACGGAGGCAGATCTAATCCAAAAAGTTGTTGATCATATTTGGACCAAATTGTGTCTCGAATCATCCTGCGATTTAAAGGGCTTTGTTGGAATTGAAAGCCGGATCGAGCAAATTGAATCACTATTAGGCATTCATTCACCGGACACTTGCATCACTGTTGGTATTTGGGGCATGGGTGGTATTGGCAAGACCACCCTTGCTGAAACTGTGTTTTACAAACTCTCTTCTAAATTTGAAGCTTCTTGTTTTCTTAGAAATGTTAGGGAGAGAGAACAAAAAGAAGGGCTAGAACACTTGCAAAATGAACTTCTCAGTCAGATATTAAAGGAAAAAGGTCTATCCATAGGATCAACTAATGTTCGAAAAAGGCTGAGCCATACAAAGGTCAtcattgttcttgatgatgtgagTAATTCAATGCAAATGGAACGTCTATCGGCCAAGCATCTACAGTATGGCACTGGAAGTAGAATCATTATCACAAGTAGAGATAAGAGAATACTTAGGCAAACTGTTGAAGAGTGTAAGATCTACAAGGTTGGGGGATTAGAATGGGATAACGCTTTTCAGCTCTTTTGTTCGCATGCTTTCAAGAACAACAGTACTCCTAGAATAGATTATAGGGAGTTGGCAAAAAAGGCGGTGTCTTATGCTGGACGCGTTCCTTTAGCTCTTATACTTTTGGGGTCCTCATTCCTAAATTGCAAGAGCAAAGAAGACTGGGAAGATGAATTGGACAAATTGAAAGAATTTCCCAATGAAAATATCCAAAGTGTGTTAAGACTAAGTTACGATGGACTGGGAAGATATGAGAAGgagatatttttggatgtaGCATGTTTTCATAATGGGGAGGATGTGAATGAGGTAATAAAATTGTTAGCTATCCATGGACGCTTTGCAGCGGCTGGAATTAGAGTTCTTGTTGACATGTCTCTCATATCTATTCATCATGATATATTTAGACGGAAAACCATACAGATGCATGATTTGTTACAAGAAATGGGAAGGACAATTATTCAAGAACAATGTATTGAAGATCCCGGGAAACGGAATAGGTTGTTTGCGGATGAGGATGTATATCATGTACTGAAGAGTAACACA GAAACTCCAATTGTTCAAGCCATATCCGTTGATTGGTTTAAGATTGGAAAGCGACCATTGAAACGTGACTGCTTCAAGGTGATGTCTAACCTAAGATTGCTAATTGTTAAGTCTCAAATATTTGGCATCTACCGCGGATTCACCTCTTCTCTAGATCTTCCCAATTCTCTTCGTTATCTTTATTGGTGGGAATATCCACTAGAATTTTTGCCGTCAAACTTTTCTCTTGAAAATCTAGTTGAGCTTCATATGCCCAATAGCAAAGTTAAGAAGCTTTGGAAAGAAGACCAG ATACTTGTGAACTTAGAAGTTATCGATCTGCATTACTCTGAGTATCTAACTGAAGTTCCAAATCTATCTGGGAGTCTAAAAATTGTGCACATAAATCTTGGTGGCTGTAAACTTTTGGTTGAAATTCCTTGGTATTTTCAACATCTTGACAAGCTTACTCATCTTGATCTTATATACTGCAACAAACTCAAGTATCTTGCAGAAATGCCAgcaaatattaaatatttaaatttagaaGGCAGTGGTATAAAAGAGTTGCCTGAATCAGTTTGGTCTAACGAAAATATTTCTTACTTGAATATAAGTCGTTGCAAAGACCTTGAGAAACTTCCAAGCAACAGGTGTATGCTAAAAGTCTCTGATGGTTTTCGTATTGAGGGCTGCACATCTCTTGGTGAGTTTTCTGAGCTTCCCAAGAATATAAGTAAATTATCATTGGTTGGTTTCAAGAGACTTGTGAGTCTACCAGCCAACATTTGGAAGTTGAAATATCTCAATGAACTTGATCTCTCTGGGTGCACTGAACTTAAAAACTTCCCAAAGATCTTGGAGCCAATGGAACATTTGAAGTCcttaaatttaagtggaacagTAGTTGAAGAGCTACACTCATCAATCAAGTTTCTCCCTCATCTCCAAATAATTCAACTACAAGCCTGCAGAAGGCTTTCAAGTATCTCAAATAGCATTTGTAGGTTGAAATATCTCAATGAACTTGATCTCTCTGGGTGCATTGAACTTGAAAACTTCCCAGAGATCTTGGAGCCAATGGAACATTTGAAGTCcttaaatttaagtggaacagCAGTTGAAGAGCTACACTCATCAATCGAGTTTCTCCCTCATCTCCAAATAATTCAACTACAAGTTTGCAGAAGGCTTTCAAGTATCTCAAATAgcatttgtaagttgaaatatCTCAAGAAACTTGATCTCTCTTGCTGCTTTAAACTTGAAGACTTCCCAGAGATCTCTGAGGAATTGGAACATTTGGTGTCTCTTATTTTGCAAGGGACAGCTATCGAAATGCTTCCTTCGTCTATTGAAAAGCTAATTAAGCTTCAAACTTTAGACCTTAGCGACTGCAGGAACCTTAAGGATGTCCCAACAAGTATCTACAATTTAACCAATCTTAAATGTCTCTACTTTTCTAACTGTCGGCAACTTGAAAAATTGCCTTCCAGCTCTGTCGGTTTTCTCTCTTTAGAAGTACTAGATCTCAAGTACAGCGGTATATTGGAAATCCCTGATAGTCTCGTTTGCTCAACCTCATTGCGATCTTTATCTCTGTCTGGCACCAAGATTACGAGCATACCTGCAAGCATCAAACTAGCTTCTCGGTTGTTCAAACTCAACATTGTCTGCTGCAAGCAGCTTCAATCTTTACCGGAGCTCCCAGTGCTATGTAATGTTGAAGCTCAAGGCTGCAAGTCGCTGAAGACGGTGTCAAATTCAAGGACAGCACTCACGTAA